A window of Desulfuromonas soudanensis genomic DNA:
CTGAGGGGCGCAATGAAGACGTTCTGCGGTTGCTGATGCCGCTGGAGATTCAAGGAGTTTTTGACGGGGATATCGCTATCGAAGGGGCTCTGCTCGATGCCGCCCAAGCGCAGGCCGACAAGCTGCTCAAGGAGATGCACCCCGACACCTGCTACGCCACCCTCGACGACTGGGAACGGGAGCTCGGCCTGCCGGAACCCTGTACCGGCAAACTCACCATTCGCGCCCAGCGCCAGCAGGCGGCGGTGCTCAAGCATGCCGCCACCGGCGGGCTGTCTCGGCAGTACTTCATTGACCTGGCCGCTCATCTCGGTTTTGTCATCACCATCGACGAGGGGATCGACGCCGACCCGTTCAAATGGCGGGTCAACGCCCCGGCCCAGCCGGTGACCGCCTTTCGCGCCGGAA
This region includes:
- a CDS encoding YmfQ family protein, whose protein sequence is MLPEGRNEDVLRLLMPLEIQGVFDGDIAIEGALLDAAQAQADKLLKEMHPDTCYATLDDWERELGLPEPCTGKLTIRAQRQQAAVLKHAATGGLSRQYFIDLAAHLGFVITIDEGIDADPFKWRVNAPAQPVTAFRAGIHRAGTPLRWWNNIVLECAINRLKPAHTEVVFAYGA